The Pseudalkalibacillus hwajinpoensis DNA window GCTGGTGTTTTGCTTCTAACCTTTTCTAGACGAGCGAGATCGGGAACACGTAACGCTGTTCTTAAAGGATCGGAAACGGTTATGGGACTTGGGGACCAGGTCAAGGGCTCTGTGACTAAGAGGAAGAACGGTAATGCAACACAAATGCGAAGCGAGAACGACCAGGATAAGCAACAGGTGAAGTATCCTGACTATGTTGGAAGTAGTTTCGGGGGAGTCCAGAATTCGAAAGCAAGCAAAACAACAAACGTACGCAGGGTAAACCCTTCCCGCTTCAACAAATCAAAGAACGTGATGAACGACGAAGTCATGCCATCCAAAATGGCTGAAATTGCAGAAGAATTTGAGCTGTTTGATAAAGATTAATCGGGCGGTGACAGGAACTCCTCGAACTATGTCGAACAGAAACAAGAGCCCTTCTTAAAAAGAGGGCTCTTTGTCGTGCGTTATTCTACTTCCACTGCAACTGCTCTCACCGGTGAGCCATCAAGACCTTCCAGTTTCAGCGGCAGTGCGATAATTAATGGACTCGCAAAATTAATCTGATCGAAGTTGCAGAAGTTCTCTCCAATGATTCCATTCACAGACGTAATGGCTTCATGAACAGGAAAGGCCGATCCGTCTGGTGGGTCTACGTTCAGTGCGTCGATGAAGAAGGTTGTTACACCTTTATCTAATAGACTGTTGATGATGTCCACCGAGAGATAGGGATGCTCGAAATACGTTTCTGTCCCAATATGCTTCGACCATCCAGTGTGAAATAACACGATCGTACCTGGCACAACACTTTCAATTTGATCCGCCACGTCATCCATAGTGATCTGTTCTGCTGGTTTTTTCCCGGTTACATCAATCACAAGCCCTGGTGCCATAAATTTCGTCAGGCTTGATTGATCGATGCGCTCGCCTTCTTTTTGGAAATGGAAGGGAGCATCTACATGTGTTCCTGTATGAGACCCGATATAAAGCTGTGTCACCTGATAGCCGTCTTTATCGAGCTCGGCTGCGGGATGAATGTCTGGCTTTGGATCGCCAGGATAGATAGGTGTTTCCGAGTTGATTAGAATCGATAGGTCGATGATTTGTTTAAAATTCAAAAGAGGCCCTCCTTTAGCTGTATATGTCGGTCCGTCGTTCTTCTAGCATGGAAAAGAAGGTTTGTTTTAATTCGTCACGCCAGTGGTTATCTGTGTTTGCTGTAATGATATCATACTGTTTTTCTGCGGTTGTTATAGCCTGTCCGTCCGGTCCATAAATAGATGACTTTCCAAAGAAGTTCAGGTCTCCCGACTGTCCTGTATGGTTACATGCTACAAGATAAACCGTATTATCGATCGCGCGTGCCCCACCAAACTGAAGGAAGGGACCATCATAAGGTTCTTCCCAGGCAGATGGGACGAGCAGGATGTCGGCTCCTTTTAGTGCAAGGTTTCTTGCAAGCTCTGGAAACGCAAGGTCCCAGCAGATCATGAGTCCGATCGTACCAATATCTGTTGTAATCGTAACGGGTTCAGAGCCAGCTGTGAAAACCTCTCTTTCCAGCGGAGTGAGGTGTATTTTTCGGTAGTTTCCGGTGTTCTTTCCACTCGCATGAATGTATTGAATCGAATTGAAAATATTCCCGCGTTCATCTTTCTCGACATATCCGTACACAATCGAAACGAGGTTAGATGCGGCCATATGCTGCATCGCCTGAAAAATAGGACCGTCCTTTTCTTCTGCTAGCTCACTTATACCTTCAGATAAAAAGTAACCTGTGGCGGAAAGTTCAGGGAAAACGATGATTTTAGTATCAGGATTTCTCGTAAGACAGGTCGTTACCATTGTTTCCATTTTGGTCAGGTTCTGATCCACTTCACCATTATGAAAGGCCCCCTGAGCCGCTGCGATTTTATGCGTCATTTTTTCTCCCCCTAAAGGTCCAGATCACTCTATGCCTCCATCTTCACATCGAGTTCTTCGTTAGTCGCTTTTCTAACCCCTAGCTGCTTTGTAAGTGCCATTAATCCATAATAACATCCACCTGAAAGCACAAATGTTAAGATGGTCGCGCCAATGCTTAGTGGCTGAACATAAGTAAAGTAGTAAGCAAAGAGGGCGCCAGCGATATATGATACGACGGCTACGATGTTAACACCTCTTTGATAACGGTAGAGTCCTTTATGGTCGAACGCCACATCTTCAGCGTCGTAGTAAGCTTTTTTGACAATGAAATAATCGACAAGGACAATCGCGAAGACGGGTATGAACAGTGTTGCGATTAAGAGAATGAAGTTGAAAAAGTTCACCATCAACGCTTCTTTTAAGAGAGCGCCAAGAGTACACACGATCCCTAGTGCTAGAACGGGTTTCCAGAATCCTGATTTCGGAAAAACATTCATAAATGACATTGTTGCACTGTAAAGCGCCATTACATTCGTTGAAAGTACCGAGAAAAAGACGACGATGGAAGCGATGAATCCAAATCCATATGCGGCAAGGAGAACGGTCGGATCGTAGGTTTGTTCCATGTTGTTCAAGATACTAAATCCACTAACGACTGCGCCAAGTCCCATTGCGATAAGGGAGGCTACAATATATCCAAGGTAAGTTCCGAGCATGCCGCTTTTTTCAGATTTGCTGTGTCGGTTGAAGTCACAGACGCTTGACATCCAGGAGAATGCTGTGGCTACGACGATGTCAAACGCAATGATACCTGAGATTGCCGGGTTTTCGCTTGCTTTCAATTCAATCAGTGAAGAGACGCTGTAGGTTGTAAAGAGCTTGTAGAAAATAAGAACAGATAGGATGAGCATGGCAACAGAGACCCATTTCTCAATGCTTTCCACACCACGGTGACCGTAAATGGTGATGGCGACAACAAGAATTTCAGTTAAAATGACGAACAAATTAATATTGCTATAGCCAGTTGTGTAACTGATGACGTAGTTAAGGGATAGACCGGCCATATAGGCCTGAATCCAGCTCCAGCCAATTAATACGATCGTGTTCACGAGTGCGGGAAGAATGGCGCCTTTTTGACCAAAAGCCGCTCTTGTCATGACCATCGTTGGAAGTCCTGTTCGTGTTCCGATGTTACCTGTGAGTGCAAGTGGAATTGCACCGATGGCTGACCCGATGAGAATCGCGAGCATCGCTTTTTCAATTGAAATATCCGGTACGAACATCATCCCCGTCATGACGGATGTGATGACGACGTTCGCTGCGAGCCAGAGGGCGAACGTCGAGAAAAAGTTCATGCTCCGCTTGTCTTTTGGAGTGGGGTTAATCGTATCGTGACCTAAGCGTTCGGTAAGTTGACTCATTGTATTTCCCCCTTTAAAATAATTTTTCAATATTCCGATAATTAATGACGCATTGAACCCCTACCAGTGGGAGTTCAATGAGTGTACCAGTCTGCTTTCGCGAGCTGTACAGACGTATTTACGTGCTTCACTTCTGTAAAACCGGCGAGACCATGTGGGCCGAGTTCGCGTCCGATCCCACTTTGTTTATATCCACCCCACGGCGCTTCGACATAAGGGGTGTGATAAGAGTTAATCCAGATGGTTCCTGCTTTAAGTCGTGATGCCACTTTTTCAGCTTCAGATACATCGTTAGAAAGAACGCCTGCCGCAAGACCATACTTCGTCCCATTTGCGAGAGCGATTGCTTCTTCCTGATCGCGGAACGGTTGAACCGTGATGACGGGGCCGAAAATTTCTTCCTGAACGATGCGCATGGATTGATGGACGTTTGTAAAAATGACGGGAGAGAGGTAAAAGCCGTTATCAGGCCGAGAGCTTCCGGCACTTACTGTTGCTCCTTCTTGACTGCCGAGTTCGATATAGCTCTCTACTTTCTTCAAGTGATCACGGCTGATTAAAGGCCCCATTTCCGTTTCTTCACGTGTCGGATCACCAATCGTTATCCTTGTCGTATCGCTTAATAGCTTGTCTATAAAAGCTTCATAGAGGTCTTCGTGTACTAAAATACGAGACGAGGCGACACACACTTCGCCCTGGTTAAAAAACCCACCGAAAATCGTCCACTCAACAGCGGCGTCAAGATCGGCGTCTTTTAGAATAACAAGCGGTGATTTCCCGCCAAGTTCAAGGGAAACCCGCTTTAAATCACGAGCGCACTGCTGATTAATGTGTTTCCCAGTTTCAGAACCTCCTGTAAATGAAACCTTGTCGACTTCAGGATGAGTGACGAGTGTTTCGCCAACGGGATCACCCGCACCAGGGACGAGATTAAAAACGCCAGGCGGGAAATCACATTGATCGATTAAGTGAGCGAGCTTAATTGCCGTTACAGGTGTGAGCTCGGAAGGCTTGAAGACAACTGTATTTCCAGCAGCAAGGGCTGGAGCGATTTTCCACATGCCGAGAAGGAGCGGAAAGTTCCATGGCACAATTAGCGCACAAACACCTATAGGCTCGTCGATGATTTTACTTGTCGTTCCGTCTGGCATCTGGATCGTTTCTGGCTCCTTCTTTTCGATTAACTCCGCGTAGTAGCGCAGACAGGCGACGGAGTCACCAATATCGAGCGTTGCTTCAAGAATGGGCTTTCCAGTATTCTCAGTTTCCGCATCTGCGAATGATTTTTCATCTCGTTCTAGCAAATCAGCAAGCTTGCGCAGAGCGTTCACGCGTTTTACGGGATTAGTCGTCCAGTCGCTCTGATCGAATGCTTTTCGTGCAGCATCAACTGCGGATGTTGCCTGTTCGCGGGACGCTTCTTTTATCGTATAAATGGTTTCTTCTGTTGCCGGGTTGATGAGGGGACGCTCATTTCCTTCGCCCTCGTGCCAGTTTCCGTTCATGTAAAGGTGATTAGTCATGAGATTTGGCTCCTTTCCTCCGCGGTTGCGGTGATTTCAGAAGGGTGATTTTCCGTCATAAGTGACACGCCAATCATTACAATGAAGCTAGTTAAAATGCCATACATGATCGTGTTTGTGGAATGAAGCCCTTCAATGGCGAGACCGCCGATAATGACAAGAATACTTGAAATGATGGAGTAGAAGGCCGCTTTTGAAGTCGCTTTCTTCCAGAAAAATCCCAGTAAGATAGGGACAAAGATCGCTCCTGATAAAACGGCATAGGCAACGTCAAGCGCTACAAGGACGTCTTGAATCCAGATCGCGAATACAATCGTGATTGCGCCGATTACAGTTGTTGTTAGTCGTGAGATGATCATGCTTTGTTTCTCACTCGCATCTTTGATGAAGTAGCGTTTGACGATATCGTTGGATAACAGTGTTGAAGACGCGAGCAGTGTGCCTGAAGCGGTCGACATGAGTGCAGCAATAACGCCTGCAAGAACAAGACCAAGTACACCTGTAGGTACTGTTTCGATGGCCATGCTGGCAAAAGCATTCTGTGAATTTCCTAAATTCGGGAGGACAATAAACGCGCACATTCCGATGATACTAACAGCCAGTCCATAAAGAAGACTGTAGATACCAGCAAGGATTGTTCCAAGGCGAGCGGTTTTATTCGTTCTCGCTGTGAAGATGCGCTGCCAGATATCCTGCGCTACGATCATTCCAAGACAGAAAAGAAGAAAGTATTGAAATACCTGACTTCCGCCAATGCCTGTGAACGAAAAATAGCTGTCTGGAAGCTGTTGATTTAAAGCGCCCCAACCGCCTGCTTTTGAAAGGCTAAGTGGAAGCATAATGAAAAATACACCAATGGTCATGATGACAAACTGAACAATATCGGTCATGGTAACTGACCACATGCCACCAAGAATGGTGTAAAAGAGAACAATTCCACCACCAAGGAGCATCGAACTAGTTAAATTCCAACCAAGCAAGACGTTCATGACGGTTCCAATTCCGATAACCTGTGTGACGGCAACCATGAGGGCATAAACTGATGCCACTAACGCGCTGAGAAGACGGGCTTCATTTCCAAATCGTTTTCCAAGAAACTCACTAATAGTGAGAACCTTGAAGCCAGCAATTTTCTTGAGGAAAAAGATGCCGAGACCCATAATACCAAGCCCGAGCATGAACACGAGCCACATGCCTGAAACGCCGAACTCATAGCCAAGCTTAGTTGTCCCGATTGTTGATGCCCCGCCAAGGATCACGGCTGATAAACAGCCGAAGTACATGAAGAAGCCAAGGTTACGACCTGCTAGCGCATAGTCCTCAATTGTTTTCGCTTTACGTGAACCAATGACACCAATTCCGATTACAATCAGGAAATAAACGATGATAATGGCGATATCTAGAAATAACAAAGAAATTCCTCCTTACAAGTACCGATCAGATTTCTATCGTTTTAAGAATTCAGATAAATCAGTTTGCAGGGGTAGAAAAGAACCTTCCTGCTTACGACTGACTTGCTGTTTCTTCGCTTGTTGTGAGAAGGGCGTGTTTTTTCTTTAAGGCAATGAGCGTAATCATTTCATACATAATCGATGAGGCAAGCGCCGCTGTAATTTCATTATGATCATACGTTGGGAGTACCTCGACTAAATCAAAGCCGACGAGATTCAACCCATCAAGACCGCGTACATATTCAAGGGCTTCATAACTATTTGGTCCTGCGACTTCAGGTGTTCCGGTTCCGGGTGCGAAGGCAGGATCAACAAAGTCAATGTCATATGAAACAAAGACAGGGCGATCACCAGCTCGTTTATGAATGCGTGCAATCACTTCATCAAATCCAAGCTTACGGACTTCTTTCATTGGCATGACTTCAAAGCCAAGATCGCGTGCATCATCGATATCTCCGGGACCATAGAGTGGACCTCTCATTCCGACCTGGATCGAGTGGTCAGTATCAATTAATCCTTCTTCCACCGCACGTCTGAACGGTGTGCCGTGCATATACTTTTCACCGTAATAGTTATCCCACGTATCACCGTGTGAGTCGAAGTGGACAAGGGCCACCGGACCATATTTCTTATGGAAGGCGCGTAAGTTGCCGAGCGAAATAGAATGGTCACCTCCCATGATTACTGGCGTTACGTCTGCATCGAGAAGGGGAGTAAGGCCTTCCACCATGTTAGCGTACGTACGGTGAATGTTTCCTGGAATAACGTCGATATCGCCATAGTCGAGACCAGAGCAATAATCAAAAATATTAATCTCCATGTCAGGGTTGTAAGGTCTGAGCAAAGTCGAGAAGTTTCGAATGTGCTGTGGTCCAAGACGCTGGCCGGTACGATTGGAAGCCGCGGTATCGAACGGAACGCCTAGCACCGCGAAGTCTACATTCTCTGTTGTACGAATTTGTTCCAGTCTCATAAACGTGCGGACACCGCAAAAGCGCGGGGATTTAGAAGAGTCTTTTGGTTGATACATATAGGAAACCTCCTGTGTTGTGTAGTCTCACAGATATACAGTCGCAAGTTCCGTGCCAATTTTAATGTTACGTATGCGACGTTTTAGACATGTTTTTAATGCATGAATGCATCAATGCGCTTTATTTTGATGCGGATATGCATAATTAATGCAAATTTGCATTGAGATCACGCTTCACACCTGATGGAAGTTTCACTTAATCCCACCCTTAAGGGGGAGTAAAACCCCCAATCTCTAATGTAAGGCAATCAAGATGTTGCGATTGGGAGTCAACTCCCCCTAAAGGTCCGATTAGTTCAACTAACCATCAGAGGGGGAAGGAGCCCCCCTCTGATGGAAGTTTCACTTAATCTGATACTTTTTGAGCTTTCTTACGACTGTTGATTGGTTCATGCCAAGATAATCAGCCATTTTATACGTTGTTTTGTATTGCTTGAACGCGCGTTTTAACCATCTGATTTCCACTTCTTCAAGTGCATGTTTTAACGTTTTTCCCTGCTCTTCTTCAGGACCAGGTAACCAGCTCGTTAGTTGTTGCTCTGAATCCTGCTGGATATAGGAAGGAAGGGCATCGGGATAGATCATTCTTGCATCCGCAGTAATCACAAGGCGCTCGACGATGTTCTGCAGTTCGCGCACATTCCCTGGCCACCCATATTCAGATAAGCCCTCGATCGTGGCTGAGTGGAAGAACTTATTTGTCCGGTATTTCTCATTTAACTGCTGAAGAAAATGAGCAGCAAGCGTTGCGATGTCTTCCTTTCGTTCGCGGAGGGGCGGGATCGTGATAGGAATGACATTTAATCGGTAAAAAAGATCCTCTCGAAATGTCCCTTTTTTGACCATATCTTCTAGGTTCTGATTGGTAGATGCGATTAACCTGAAATCAATCGTTTTCGGTTTAACCCCACCAACTCTCGTAATCGTTTTTTCCTGAATGGCTTTTAATAGCTTGGCTTGAACGGCAAGGGGGAGCTCTCCGACTTCATCAAGAAACAGCGTGCCCTGATTTGCTAGCTCAATCATCCCGGCTTTCCCCTTTTTGCCAGCCCCTGTAAAGGAACCTGGCTCATAGCCGAACATTTCTGATTCAAAAAGGGTTTCTGGGATCGCACCGCAGTTTACTTCGCTAAAACTTCCATTTCGACGTTCACTTCCTTTATGTAACGCACGTGCAAAAACGTTCTTTCCTACTCCGGATTCACCAAGAAAGACGACGGATGCATCCGAGTTTGCGACACGCTCAACAAGTTGCCAGATCATCTGAATCGCTCTGCTTTTGATCACAAATTCTTCAGGTAGCCTGTCCTTCTCACGGAGCTCCTGAATCTCAGTTTCATAGACATCCATTTGTGTGCGTAATTCTTCATAGTCTTCTTTTAAATGCTGAAGCTCAGTTAAATCGTGCGAGAAGCTGATGACGCGAATAATCGTGCCGCTCTCGTCATAGACAGGTAGGCCGGTTGCCATGACGACGCGTCCTGTAGGGGTTTTCTGCATGATTTGAAGTTCTTTGTTCTCTGCTAAAACACGTTTTGTGATCGATGGTGAAAAGATCCTTTCTTCCTCAAGCTCTATAACAGATTTTCCGATTAGATAAGAGGCTTTCCTTCCATAAACACTTTCACAGTTCTGGCTAACGCGGAGAACAACGCCGGCACCATCAGTAATAACAATGTTATCTTTTGATGCATGTAGAATGGCATTCAATTCATTTTCTAGAAAATCGGTTGAAGACATGCTGTATCCCTCCATTACATTCACGCAAATCTGACTATTTTTAAGGTTATCATATCGTAAAATCAGTCTCCAAAACCATTTTCCGAAAAATGTTGGTATGAAGCTTGCATATATAAAAAGTGAAGATGAGAGAAGGAGGCAGTTACATGAAAACAGAGCAGCGTAAAAAAAGCATTGAGTTAAAAACAACGATACCGGGTCCAAAAGCTTCTGAGTTATTGGAGCTTAAAGAGAAGAACGTGCCGCGCGGTCCTTTTAATACGATGATGACCTTTGTTGAAAAGGGGGAAGGAGCCCTTCTAACGGATGTAGATGGCAATACGTTTATCGATCTTGCCGGAGCGATTGGCAGTATGAACGCAGGTCATTGTCCCCCAAAGGTTGTTGACGCCCTGAAAGCACAGGTTGATCAATACCTTCATACGTGTTTTCACGTGATGATGTATGAACCATATATTCAGCTTGCGAAGAAGTTAAATGAAATCACTCCTGGAAACGGGGAGAAGAAAACTTTTTTCTTAAATAGTGGAGCGGAAGCAGTTGAAAATGCGGTGAAAATTGCTCGGAAGTATACGGGACGTAAATCAATTATTTCATTTGAGAGGGGCTATCACGGGCGGACGCTTCTTGCGATGTCATTAACGAGTAAGGTGAAGCCATATAAATATGGATTCGGCCCATTTGCCCCTGATACGTACAAAATGGCTTATCCCTATTATTATCGAAAGCACGCCAGCATGACGGAGGAAGAGCTTGATCGGGAAGTGCTGAAGCGGTTGGAGGATTTCTTCCTTGGAGAAGTTCCTTCGGATGAGGTAGCGGCGATTATTATGGAACCGATACAGGGTGAAGGCGGATTCATCGTTCCGTCAAAAGGATTCGTCCAGGGAGTGAAAGCGATCTGTGAAAAGTATGGGATTCTTTTTATTGCGGATGAAGTCCAAACCGGGTTTGGGCGAACAGGTAAAATGTTTGCGATCGAGCACTTTGATATCGAACCTGATTTAATGGTGATGTCAAAATCGATTGCGGCGGGCCTGCCGATCAGTGCGGTAACAGGACGAGCTGACATTATGGAAGCACCAAATCCTGGGGATATTGGCGGAACCTACTGCGGGAGTCCGCTCGGATGTGTGGCGGCGCTTGAAGTGATCGACATGATGGAAGAAGAAGGGCTTGTTGAACGAGCCAACCATATCGGGGATGTGGCTGTTTCTCGTTTTAAGCAAATGCAGGCAGCACATCATGTCATCGGGGAAGTTCGTGGACTTGGCGCGATGCTAGCTATTGAGATTGTGAAGGATCCTAATACGAAGGAGCCGGATAAAGAGTTAACGGGAAAAATTTTAAAAGAATGCCATAACCGTGGTGTGATTGTGATGGGGGCAGGCTTATATGGGAATGTGATTCGGCTTTTATCACCGCTCGTGATTACAGATGATCAGTTAAATGAGGCGTTTGATGTGATTCAGGACGTATTGGCTGAGCTTGCGCCAGTTCAATCATAAAAAAGGGAGAGGGATGGATATGCAATCGACGATACAAAAGAAGAAATTTTACATTAATGGAGAATGGCGAGAGGGTTCCGCTTATAAGGATTTAAGCTCGCCCTACTCGGGAGACGTCCTGGCGGAAATTCCAATGGGCACTGAAGCAGATGTGGACAGCGCAATTGATGCCGCTTATCAGGCGAAGCAGGTGATGAGAAAAATGCCAGCGTATGAGCGTGCGGCGATATTGGAGCGATTTGTTCAGAAATTAAGCGATCGCGCGGATGAGGCGGCGGAAATTATTGCGCTTGAAGCGGCCAAGCCGATTGCGACAGCAAAAGGTGAGGTAGCGCGAACGATCGCGACGTATAAGTTTGCTGCTGAAGAAGCGAAACGAATCCAGGGTGAAACGATTCCGTTCGATGCAGCAGTCGGAGGCGAAGGTAGAGTCGGCTATACCGTGCGAGAGCCGCTCGGGGTGATTGGGGCGATTACACCGTTTAACTTTCCTATGAATCTTGTTGCCCATAAAGTAGGTCCTGCGATTGCAGCTGGGAATACGATCGTGTTAAAACCAGCAAGTCAGACGCCGCTATCCGCTTATTTTATTGCGGAGCTGTTCGAGGAGGCAGGGTTACCTGATGGAGCACTGAATGTAATTACTGGAAGTGGGAAGACGGTTGGTGATCGGATTGTGACGGATGAGCGGGTGAACATGGTGACGTTCACAGGAAGTCCAGCGGTGGGGATTGGCATTCGAAATAAAGCGGGCCTAAAAAAAGTGACGCTTGAGCTTGGCTCGAATTCGGCTTTGATTGTGGATGAAGGTGTTGATGTTAGCGGGATAGTTGATCGTGCCGTAATGGGTGCGTTCGCTTACCAGGGACAGGTTTGTATTTCCCTTCAACGGGTTTATGTGCATGAATCGAACTACGATGCTTTTGTTGAAGCATTTGTTCAGAAAGCGAAGGCGCTCACGTGTGGGAATCCGCTGGATGAGGAGACGGATGTGTCGGCATTGATTTCAGAAGGAGATGTGGAGCGAGCGGTGTCCTGGATCGAGGAAGCGAAGAATGGCGGAGCAGAAATCGCTACAGGTGGGTGCTCGGATGGAAATGTACTGGAGCCAACTGTCATTCTGAATGCAGCTTCTGATATGAAGGTTTCCTGTCAGGAGGTATTTGCTCCGATTGTGTTGATTAATAAATTCCGTTCGATGGAAGAAGCGTATGATTTAGTGAATGATTCTTCTTATGGTTTGCAGGCTGGTATTTATACGGATAACGTGCATACGGCGCTTGATGCTGCGGATCGACTTCATGTTGGAGGGGTGCTGATTAATGATATTCCTACCTTCCGAGTTGATAACATGCCGTATGGCGGTGTGAAGGAGAGCGGGACAGGAAGAGAAGGAATTAAGTATGCCGTGGTGGAAATGACGGAGATGAAGCTAGTTGTGTTTAGGAGGTAGGTGGTGGGCTGTGCCTGTCACCACCCGGTATTGCTCGAATGGTGTCGAATGGCAGTCCCTTCTTTGTTGTGAAGGGGCTGTTTTTCGTGCGCTAAGTATGAAGTGATCGATTAAACAAACGTTTGATTAATCCGGGTTACATTGAGTCTTGATCTTCAATCCTGTAAAATACCTTAACAGACAAACTATGAAAAGGTGTAAGAAATGAAATCAATCATTGTTATAGGTGCTGGCATTCTCGGTGCCTCTACTGCTTATCATTTAGCTAAGCAGGGAGCTGACGTGATGCTGATAGATCGTAAGGATGCCGGGCAAGCAACACAAGCAGCTGCTGGAATTGTGTGTCCATGGCTAACGAATCGTCGAGGAGGGCCGTTTTATCGACTGGTGGAAGCAGGTGCAAGGTATTACCCTTCTTTAATAGAAGAACTAAAGAAGGATGGAGAAATGGAAACAGGTTATGCACAGGTAGGGGCGATTAACATTTACTCTGGTGAAACGAAGCTCGAAAAGAAGTTGAAGCTTGCGATGGAGCGAAGGAAAGATACCCCTGAAATGGGGGAGGTTTCACGATTATCGACTGTTGAAACGAACGCGTTATTTCCTCCATTAGCAGATCACTATGCTTCGGTTCATGTAAGTGGAGCAGCTCGTATAAATGGGGCGGCACTTCGAGATGCGTTGATTAGTGGAGCGGAAAAACACGGAGCGAAGATTGTTGATGGAGATGCGTCACTTGATTGGAGCGATGAACGAGTAACTGGTGCGGTAGTAAATGGTGAGATGTTTCAAGCAGATCACGTTATTGTGACAGGTGGAGCCTGGTCGAAGCAGTTATTGGAACGGCTTGGAATGAGGTTTTTGGTTACACCTCAGAAAGCGCAGATCGTTCATCTCGAACTTCCTGACACGGATACTGGAAAATGGCCGATCGTTATGCCCCCATTCATTCAGTATTTATTACCTTTTGAAAATGGCAGGATTGTTGCTGGTGGGACACAGGAGGACGAAGCCGGATTTGATCTTCGCGTCACTATGGGTGGCGTGAATCATATTATCGAACGAGCATTGAAAGTGGCTCCAGGGCTCTCGTGCAGTACCTACGTTGAGACGAAAGTAGGCTTTCGCCCGTTTACCCCTGGGAATGTGCCAATTGTTGGAGCCGTTCCTCGTGTAAAAGGACTTCTTGTAGCGAATGGGCTTGGTGCTTCAGGATTAACCAGTGGGCCGTTCTTAGGTGCTGAGCTCGCGCGGCTTGTCATTGGCGAGAGGACCGAGCTTGAGCTGGAGGAATATGATCCTGGGAGTGCATTTGGTTAGCGGTTTAGCGGTGCCTGTCACCGCCCGAGTTAGGTCGAATGATGTCGGAAGGTAGCTCTTTTCTCATGTGAGGAAAGGGCTATTTTGCTTGTTGATAATCCTTTTTATCAGAATATATTGAAAATTAGTCGCGCTTAAGCTAAAATGTCAGATAAATCAATAAATTGTATACAATCTTTGGACACAATAGGTGGTTTAGGATGGCAACTAAAAAGCGGAATGAAGAATTGGCATATGAAAAAGTGAAGCGTGCGATTATGTTGAGAAGGCTTTTACCCGGCCAGAGGGTGACGGAGGAATGGGTCAGTCAGGAAATGAAGATGAGTAGAACTCCTATTCGAGCTGCCTTTAAAAGAATGGGAAATGA harbors:
- a CDS encoding aldehyde dehydrogenase family protein, with the protein product MQSTIQKKKFYINGEWREGSAYKDLSSPYSGDVLAEIPMGTEADVDSAIDAAYQAKQVMRKMPAYERAAILERFVQKLSDRADEAAEIIALEAAKPIATAKGEVARTIATYKFAAEEAKRIQGETIPFDAAVGGEGRVGYTVREPLGVIGAITPFNFPMNLVAHKVGPAIAAGNTIVLKPASQTPLSAYFIAELFEEAGLPDGALNVITGSGKTVGDRIVTDERVNMVTFTGSPAVGIGIRNKAGLKKVTLELGSNSALIVDEGVDVSGIVDRAVMGAFAYQGQVCISLQRVYVHESNYDAFVEAFVQKAKALTCGNPLDEETDVSALISEGDVERAVSWIEEAKNGGAEIATGGCSDGNVLEPTVILNAASDMKVSCQEVFAPIVLINKFRSMEEAYDLVNDSSYGLQAGIYTDNVHTALDAADRLHVGGVLINDIPTFRVDNMPYGGVKESGTGREGIKYAVVEMTEMKLVVFRR
- the gabT gene encoding 4-aminobutyrate--2-oxoglutarate transaminase, whose translation is MKTEQRKKSIELKTTIPGPKASELLELKEKNVPRGPFNTMMTFVEKGEGALLTDVDGNTFIDLAGAIGSMNAGHCPPKVVDALKAQVDQYLHTCFHVMMYEPYIQLAKKLNEITPGNGEKKTFFLNSGAEAVENAVKIARKYTGRKSIISFERGYHGRTLLAMSLTSKVKPYKYGFGPFAPDTYKMAYPYYYRKHASMTEEELDREVLKRLEDFFLGEVPSDEVAAIIMEPIQGEGGFIVPSKGFVQGVKAICEKYGILFIADEVQTGFGRTGKMFAIEHFDIEPDLMVMSKSIAAGLPISAVTGRADIMEAPNPGDIGGTYCGSPLGCVAALEVIDMMEEEGLVERANHIGDVAVSRFKQMQAAHHVIGEVRGLGAMLAIEIVKDPNTKEPDKELTGKILKECHNRGVIVMGAGLYGNVIRLLSPLVITDDQLNEAFDVIQDVLAELAPVQS
- the speB gene encoding agmatinase, which encodes MYQPKDSSKSPRFCGVRTFMRLEQIRTTENVDFAVLGVPFDTAASNRTGQRLGPQHIRNFSTLLRPYNPDMEINIFDYCSGLDYGDIDVIPGNIHRTYANMVEGLTPLLDADVTPVIMGGDHSISLGNLRAFHKKYGPVALVHFDSHGDTWDNYYGEKYMHGTPFRRAVEEGLIDTDHSIQVGMRGPLYGPGDIDDARDLGFEVMPMKEVRKLGFDEVIARIHKRAGDRPVFVSYDIDFVDPAFAPGTGTPEVAGPNSYEALEYVRGLDGLNLVGFDLVEVLPTYDHNEITAALASSIMYEMITLIALKKKHALLTTSEETASQS
- a CDS encoding NAD(P)/FAD-dependent oxidoreductase, which translates into the protein MKSIIVIGAGILGASTAYHLAKQGADVMLIDRKDAGQATQAAAGIVCPWLTNRRGGPFYRLVEAGARYYPSLIEELKKDGEMETGYAQVGAINIYSGETKLEKKLKLAMERRKDTPEMGEVSRLSTVETNALFPPLADHYASVHVSGAARINGAALRDALISGAEKHGAKIVDGDASLDWSDERVTGAVVNGEMFQADHVIVTGGAWSKQLLERLGMRFLVTPQKAQIVHLELPDTDTGKWPIVMPPFIQYLLPFENGRIVAGGTQEDEAGFDLRVTMGGVNHIIERALKVAPGLSCSTYVETKVGFRPFTPGNVPIVGAVPRVKGLLVANGLGASGLTSGPFLGAELARLVIGERTELELEEYDPGSAFG
- a CDS encoding sigma-54 interaction domain-containing protein codes for the protein MSSTDFLENELNAILHASKDNIVITDGAGVVLRVSQNCESVYGRKASYLIGKSVIELEEERIFSPSITKRVLAENKELQIMQKTPTGRVVMATGLPVYDESGTIIRVISFSHDLTELQHLKEDYEELRTQMDVYETEIQELREKDRLPEEFVIKSRAIQMIWQLVERVANSDASVVFLGESGVGKNVFARALHKGSERRNGSFSEVNCGAIPETLFESEMFGYEPGSFTGAGKKGKAGMIELANQGTLFLDEVGELPLAVQAKLLKAIQEKTITRVGGVKPKTIDFRLIASTNQNLEDMVKKGTFREDLFYRLNVIPITIPPLRERKEDIATLAAHFLQQLNEKYRTNKFFHSATIEGLSEYGWPGNVRELQNIVERLVITADARMIYPDALPSYIQQDSEQQLTSWLPGPEEEQGKTLKHALEEVEIRWLKRAFKQYKTTYKMADYLGMNQSTVVRKLKKYQIK